AAAACATCAGGTAAAACTCTCTCACTGACCCCATGTCTCTGACGGTCCTCTGTGGTAGTTGTTTAGTTATCCCGTCATCAGTTTTGTTTCTGTCTGAAGTGCTCTTACACAACAGAGCTATAGTTTCACCATGTTACAAATCACCACTAGGAGTCAGCACTGGAACACGTGTCAAGCTTGCTTTTCTTTCTCAGTCCACTGAGGCTCAGTCTGTAGGTTACTTAACCATTCATTGAGCCTGGTCCATTTACCAGGCCCTCAGACAAACTGTCTAACAGTTGTAGTTTATAAGCTATGTATTATACAACGTTGGgacacacagtaacacaacaGTTTAGCAAGTTGTTCAAGATATCGTCCTTGACCCTCATAGGTGCTTCATTGTAAATCGATCAGGTAACATCTGAGGCGGTTCCGGAGCTGTATCAACAAATGTCGCCCGGGGGGCTCCTCTGGCATTCACATTATCCTGAgcagtctcctccctctcccacagcTGATTACAATATGTGTAGCTGTTTGATGTCTACCTCTCAAACCCTGGAGAGCATGACCAAGGCTACTGCTCTCTAAGGGCCCTCATTATGACTGCAAACTGTAGCGAAAACACACTCTTAAATTATGCTTtctactctccctctcactgCTAAATGTTAGGAGTGTACAGAGAGGCTTAGACAGGCTGTTAAAGAATGGAGAGTTATTTTAGGCTGGTTAATGAGGGGTGTTGAGAACAtagtcaccatgtttcactgCTAGACAGTTCCAGGCTAACGGTCTAAATGGAACAGCAGGTACTGCCCTTCATACTGTAAAGGAAACGAAAAGTAAAGGGGGGCCCTGAAAGAGTGGTCAATGTGAAGTTTTCCAAACTCTGAACACCCTGGGTTATTGAAACATTGACCAACGGCTCTTACTGGGAAGTTTGGGATATTAAGTTACATTTGAGTTGTGCATCTCCCTAGTACAGAAGTATTTTTAAATCATCTTCATAATTTTTACTAATGTTCTGTTGAAGCAAGGTCTCTTTGACACCCTTCTTGGCTACTCAAACAAACTCAATTATCCTATACTATTTTGCATGTTCTAACGGAGCCTAGGACATTTCTGGAAGCTGGGAAGCATGTCTGTGTGGAATATCCTATGGCCATGACATACAAGACTGCCGTGGACCTCTGGGACCTGGCTCAGGAAAAAGGTGAGCTGGACATAATCATTGGGAGAGATTTATTTTGGTTAATTTGAAGTGTATAGAGAAGACATGGTGAAGTATTGATGACATTATGGGGATGATGTAGTAGACGCGTATCTTAACTAgtattgatcaaatcaaatcaaatcaaatttatttatatagcccttcgtacatcagctgatatctcaaagtgctgtacagaaacccagcctaaaaccccaaacagcaagcaatgcaggtgtagaagcacggtagatGTAGATGCAGGTGATCACCTATGTATTTAATGTTCTATGTCTACTATGTACATAGGAGTGGTCCTGCATGAGGAGCACATAGAACTCTTGACAGCCGACTTTAAGCAGCTGAAGAAGGACATAGCAGGGAAAAAGCTGGAGGAAGGATCCCTTCACTtcacaggtgagagacagactgggacagggagtaAAGCACAAATACACAAAAATCCCAGCACCACTGATGCATCACCTCAAATACAACACTGATACATCACCTAAAATACAATACTTGTTACAGAAAATAACTGCATAACATGTATCAATTTGATGTACATTGTCCAGGTCACAGGGTTCGGAATGAATATTTCATTCCAGAGCTTTTGATATAGTATAGCTCCCATCAAAGTGACTTGTAAAATGTTGTTTTCTCAGTCTCCACAGTACACCCATTTAGGTTGATGTGAAAGAGAGCCAGCCTGTGGagtgaggcaggcagacagatctCTGGTGTGAAATACGGCAGGGTGTTATTGATGAAGTCTAGAGGTGCAtgtcaaacagcaccctattccctacatagtgcactattgtcattggtagtgtactacatagcgaatggggtgccatttgggatgcggacTAACTCTGTTCTATTCATCAGAGCACTGCTGGGGAACAAATTAGTTAATGCATATGAATGGGCTTCTCCTAAAGCAGCCGTGACTGAATAATAAATCATAGTTCTCAACTTGAAACGCTCCACACAACCTCAGATGACAGACAATATTTTATAGCGGCTGACTTTTGACTAAGAATCGTAGCGGAGAGCGAGTGGAAGAGCCAGAGGGAGTAGTGTCTGACATTTGAGTCAGGGCAGTTTTAGGAGTTGGACTGTAGGAGGCAGCAAGCACCAAATGAAATATAACTGTATCTGTTGGGAAATTCACTTCAATGGTTCATGTTCATTTTATGCTTTATGGTGTTATAAAATGTGTGCTAACCAGTCCTAAATGTAACCAGATGATGATTGACAATGAGCCAATGGATTACATGTCCCTTTACAACTACTTCTGACTGTAGTGTTCCTATGTGTCGTCTGATAGGAGGTCCTCTGAAGCCGGGCTTTGGGTTTCCAGCTTTCAGTGGCATCGCCCGGCTTACCTGGCTGGTGGATCTGTTTGGAGAGCTGTCTGTCACCGCTGCCACCATGGAGGAAGACCAGGAGAACAAGTACATGAAGATGACCACTCAACTCATGACTAAAGAGCAGAAGTATGTACTGTACATTAGAATCAAGTAATAATATCAGATAACGTGTCCTTCACAACACCTCAAACCTAGCTATTCGGCCAGCCTCAAACATAATTGCCTTTATTACATCTAAAGAAAATACTGGTAGTCCAGCCCTGAAACTTTGGGTTAACTATAACCTCCTTGTAACATCTTATGGTTTTAATACAGGCCTCTCACATGGATTGAGGAGCGGGGTCCTGGCCTGCCCAGAGTGAAGAATATCAACTTCCGCTTTGACTCATGCACCATGACCCAGCTTCCCCCGGCTGCCAGGGAGCCGGTGGGTCTCTTCATGCAGGACCTGGTGCTCTTCAGTCAGAAGCTTCTGGGCCAGGTCCCCCGTGACCAGCTCCATGCCGAGCGCCACAGGGTCCTCCACTGTCTGGAGCTGGCCGACCGCATCCAGCAGCTGAGCCAGCAAGGCCAGGGATCAGCCCAGGACGCCTAGAGACACAGGTCCCAGCCTACCGGGGGGCCCCAGCAAAGTTACAGTAACTtttccaaaattcccaggttttctagaaattatgttttttttcttctcagccTACTGGTAGATGTCCAAGCGCACAAAATCCGTCCATAAATAAGCCTTCTACAGTACAGCTACTGTAACCTGCTGTACTACTGACAGACGCACTCGTAACGTCTTTGCAATGTTAAGGGATTTTATTCATAAATGATGGAAAGGAGATGTGCGATGCCTTTCAGAAACAGATAGGTCTCTAAGGCATGTCAGCTTATTATATTAGGGTTAGGCTGTTACTCACAACAGACCTCATATGTACTACATCTTCACATTGATGAAAGGTCCATTAATAGTTTGATGTTTGCATTGTGTCACTTATTCAAGTTAATCTACATTACATGTACTATAACATTCTGGTGGTTGAACACAGCTCATGATGCTTTAGCATGAGCTGGTGGTGCTTTTATATGTTATTTACTTATTTATCTTATGACATTTATTGACTTATGTTGTTTAGCTACCGTGCACTCAGAAGTGGAAAGCAAAACAGTGTCATACTGATCCTTGCATGTTCAAATCATTCACTCTCTACAATAGGTGTTTGCCTGATACCTCAGCTAAATATTGCACGGATGAATATTTCGATAGCTCTGGCAGGTGAAAGTGTGTTATTTACACTGCAACTTCAGTTGTCAAAATGTTGTTAGACTGCAATTGGCACATCTGTTTTAAAGTATTATTTGATTAATGTTCATTCCTTGGAGAGGGAGTGTATTGTCATGTGTTGACAAATTGACAGTGTTGCTTTATTCTATTTATTCAACCATAAAGCGCCATTTTCATTTACAAAGACGTGACACCAAGGCTGAAAACACTTCCCTGGTGTTAGCACTAAATAAATCACTCTTGTGATTGTTC
This DNA window, taken from Oncorhynchus tshawytscha isolate Ot180627B linkage group LG10, Otsh_v2.0, whole genome shotgun sequence, encodes the following:
- the LOC112260526 gene encoding biliverdin reductase A isoform X2; the encoded protein is MFGSVVVGIGTAGFVRIRDMLAPLPSSAAEKLSVKGFISRRTLEEQQGVKQITIEDALRRDDIKVAFVCTENAVHEENIRTFLEAGKHVCVEYPMAMTYKTAVDLWDLAQEKGVVLHEEHIELLTADFKQLKKDIAGKKLEEGSLHFTGGPLKPGFGFPAFSGIARLTWLVDLFGELSVTAATMEEDQENKYMKMTTQLMTKEQKPLTWIEERGPGLPRVKNINFRFDSCTMTQLPPAAREPVGLFMQDLVLFSQKLLGQVPRDQLHAERHRVLHCLELADRIQQLSQQGQGSAQDA
- the LOC112260526 gene encoding biliverdin reductase A isoform X1, with translation MKVVTQLYHSDQSSTVAFYSHKRVICVNLLSSRAIQKVDMFGSVVVGIGTAGFVRIRDMLAPLPSSAAEKLSVKGFISRRTLEEQQGVKQITIEDALRRDDIKVAFVCTENAVHEENIRTFLEAGKHVCVEYPMAMTYKTAVDLWDLAQEKGVVLHEEHIELLTADFKQLKKDIAGKKLEEGSLHFTGGPLKPGFGFPAFSGIARLTWLVDLFGELSVTAATMEEDQENKYMKMTTQLMTKEQKPLTWIEERGPGLPRVKNINFRFDSCTMTQLPPAAREPVGLFMQDLVLFSQKLLGQVPRDQLHAERHRVLHCLELADRIQQLSQQGQGSAQDA